The proteins below come from a single Aptenodytes patagonicus chromosome 2, bAptPat1.pri.cur, whole genome shotgun sequence genomic window:
- the LOC143156526 gene encoding uncharacterized protein LOC143156526 isoform X2, with protein sequence MDPEAEIKKQVNPFYCNICKIWCASALNLQTHFLGFKHKTVEEALKAHGIVKTASGSGEQVKTPVKLPDYVQTEPERFHGQTLEEQLNTCKDSEPALGLNYIIEYRSKENFPFLYECQLCHCKTGLSNMFMHVCGSKHRLAYLKQHYPEIAESDEVKGKGSELNRKVRQVALTIEKKEGRKQIKVVTDAPIMRRRWQEYPNADDSPSKAKVQHVDMSLSNEEKTDCKNKDGKTPDPIQDEKNVQEEQAKSQNEQAKPDEKVEPNKAIESSKGNKTEEGSKGNNSEKCETNKQSQEENKEVEQSFEILNEDDASFILKVTQTLTDALVEYRQQAVSKKDILDTEYNGEEALEHSTEQSDLTSADISDSDTDYSSNRSAKQSLSVNEDDEPQNFSTGSSETAYENNITTEFLNSVRNMDVEEVTATLHKIAAANPAFRGIDIPNVIRILTESGTLRRPSNGSTQ encoded by the exons ATGGACCCTGAAGCTGAGATAAAGAAACAAGTAAACCCTTTCTACTGCAAT ATTTGCAAAATCTGGTGTGCTTCTGCATTAAACTTGCAGACTCACTTCCTTGGATTCAAACACAAGACG GTTGAAGAAGCACTGAAAGCTCACGGCATTG ttaAAACTGCAAGTGGCTCAGGGGAGCAAGTGAAAACACCTGTAAAACTTCCTGATTATG TGCAAACTGAGCCAGAGAGGTTTCACGGACAGACCTTGGAAGAACAGCTTAATACATGTAAAGATTCAGAACCTGCACTTG GACTTAATTATATAATTGAATACAGATCAAAAGAGAATTTCCCTTTTCTCTATGAATGCCAACTGTGCCATTGTAAAACAGGACTGAGTAACATGTTCATGCATGTTTGTGGTTCCAAGCATAGACTGGCATACCTG AAACAACATTATCCTGAGATAGCAGAATCTGATGAAGTTAAGGGTAAAGGCTCCGAACTGAACAGAAAAGTTAGGCAAGTTGCATTAACAAttgagaagaaagaaggaagaaaacaaataaag GTTGTTACAGATGCTCCGATAATGAGGAGGAGATGGCAAGAAT ATCCTAATGCAGATGACAGCCCTTCGAAAGCTAAAGTTCAGCATGTGGATATGTCACTTagtaatgaagaaaaaacagattgtAAAAATAAGGATGGAAAAACACCAGACCCTATTCAAg ATGAAAAGAATGTTCAAGAGGAGCAGGCAAAAAGTCAGAAtgaacaggcaaaaccagatgAGAAGGTTGAACCTAATAAGGCTATTGAAAGCAGCAAAGGCAACAAGACTgaagaaggcagcaaaggcaacaactcagaaaa GTGCGAGACCAATAAACAATCGcaggaagaaaacaaggaagTTGAG caAAGTTTTGAGATACTGAATGAAGATGATGCTTCATTTATCCTAAAAGTTACACAGACTCTTACAGATGCACTAGTGGAATATCGTCAGCAGGCTGTatcaaaaaaa GACATCTTAGATACTGAATATAATGGAGAAGAAGCATTGGAACATTCCACAGAACAGTCTGACCTGACTTCAGCAGATATTAGTGACTCTGATACTG ATTATTCAAGCAACCGATCAGCTAAGCAGTCCTTATCAGTAAATGAAGATGATGAACCCCAAAACTTTTCAACTGGCTCTTCGGAAACAGCATATGAGAACAACATCACTACTGAATTTTTGAACAGTGTAAGAAATATGGATGTTGAGGAAGTTACTGCTACTCTACACAAAATAGCAGCAGCAAATCCAGCTTTCAGAG GAATTGATATTCCGAATGTTATAAGGATCCTGACTGAAAGTGGAACTCTGAGAAGACCAAGCAATGGCAGCACACAGTGA
- the LOC143156526 gene encoding uncharacterized protein LOC143156526 isoform X1 translates to MDPEAEIKKQVNPFYCNICKIWCASALNLQTHFLGFKHKTVEEALKAHGIVKTASGSGEQVKTPVKLPDYVQTEPERFHGQTLEEQLNTCKDSEPALGLNYIIEYRSKENFPFLYECQLCHCKTGLSNMFMHVCGSKHRLAYLKQHYPEIAESDEVKGKGSELNRKVRQVALTIEKKEGRKQIKVVTDAPIMRRRWQEYPNADDSPSKAKVQHVDMSLSNEEKTDCKNKDGKTPDPIQDEKNVQEEQAKSQNEQAKPDEKVEPNKAIESSKGNKTEEGSKGNNSEKCETNKQSQEENKEVEQEFTANPEEFTSQEELLGYLQSFEILNEDDASFILKVTQTLTDALVEYRQQAVSKKDILDTEYNGEEALEHSTEQSDLTSADISDSDTDYSSNRSAKQSLSVNEDDEPQNFSTGSSETAYENNITTEFLNSVRNMDVEEVTATLHKIAAANPAFRGIDIPNVIRILTESGTLRRPSNGSTQ, encoded by the exons ATGGACCCTGAAGCTGAGATAAAGAAACAAGTAAACCCTTTCTACTGCAAT ATTTGCAAAATCTGGTGTGCTTCTGCATTAAACTTGCAGACTCACTTCCTTGGATTCAAACACAAGACG GTTGAAGAAGCACTGAAAGCTCACGGCATTG ttaAAACTGCAAGTGGCTCAGGGGAGCAAGTGAAAACACCTGTAAAACTTCCTGATTATG TGCAAACTGAGCCAGAGAGGTTTCACGGACAGACCTTGGAAGAACAGCTTAATACATGTAAAGATTCAGAACCTGCACTTG GACTTAATTATATAATTGAATACAGATCAAAAGAGAATTTCCCTTTTCTCTATGAATGCCAACTGTGCCATTGTAAAACAGGACTGAGTAACATGTTCATGCATGTTTGTGGTTCCAAGCATAGACTGGCATACCTG AAACAACATTATCCTGAGATAGCAGAATCTGATGAAGTTAAGGGTAAAGGCTCCGAACTGAACAGAAAAGTTAGGCAAGTTGCATTAACAAttgagaagaaagaaggaagaaaacaaataaag GTTGTTACAGATGCTCCGATAATGAGGAGGAGATGGCAAGAAT ATCCTAATGCAGATGACAGCCCTTCGAAAGCTAAAGTTCAGCATGTGGATATGTCACTTagtaatgaagaaaaaacagattgtAAAAATAAGGATGGAAAAACACCAGACCCTATTCAAg ATGAAAAGAATGTTCAAGAGGAGCAGGCAAAAAGTCAGAAtgaacaggcaaaaccagatgAGAAGGTTGAACCTAATAAGGCTATTGAAAGCAGCAAAGGCAACAAGACTgaagaaggcagcaaaggcaacaactcagaaaa GTGCGAGACCAATAAACAATCGcaggaagaaaacaaggaagTTGAG cAAGAATTTACAGCAAATCCTGAAGAATTCACTAGTCAAGAAGAACTGTTGGGTTATTTG caAAGTTTTGAGATACTGAATGAAGATGATGCTTCATTTATCCTAAAAGTTACACAGACTCTTACAGATGCACTAGTGGAATATCGTCAGCAGGCTGTatcaaaaaaa GACATCTTAGATACTGAATATAATGGAGAAGAAGCATTGGAACATTCCACAGAACAGTCTGACCTGACTTCAGCAGATATTAGTGACTCTGATACTG ATTATTCAAGCAACCGATCAGCTAAGCAGTCCTTATCAGTAAATGAAGATGATGAACCCCAAAACTTTTCAACTGGCTCTTCGGAAACAGCATATGAGAACAACATCACTACTGAATTTTTGAACAGTGTAAGAAATATGGATGTTGAGGAAGTTACTGCTACTCTACACAAAATAGCAGCAGCAAATCCAGCTTTCAGAG GAATTGATATTCCGAATGTTATAAGGATCCTGACTGAAAGTGGAACTCTGAGAAGACCAAGCAATGGCAGCACACAGTGA